Proteins from a genomic interval of Flammeovirgaceae bacterium SG7u.111:
- a CDS encoding glycerate kinase: protein MNFLISPNSFKGSLGAFEVAEAIERGLKKASKSFETRCVPIADGGDHFADVLTKALGGRFVESEVTDPLGAKVKAKFGITPKGVAIIEMAKASGLALLNPNELDALNASSIGTGELMKKAVDEGCKEIILGIGGSATTDAGVGILKALGIRFFDKDGKEVWQGGEAVGKIQSVDTSGLDTRFEAVDIKIACDVENELLGERSAAKVFAPQKGASQLDVQKLDESLKSFADFTQKELGKEIGSLTHGGAAGGIAAGLYAWLGAELCNGIDLVMDQLGFDEHLPWADVVITAEGKLDFQTLDGKGPYGIAIEAKKHGILTVAFAGAIPPSELEKFEAFDTLLAIADSPMSLEKSMKECGRLLENAAFQVGKLLLVSRG, encoded by the coding sequence ATGAATTTTCTGATTTCCCCCAATTCGTTCAAAGGAAGCTTAGGTGCTTTTGAAGTAGCCGAGGCGATAGAAAGAGGATTAAAAAAAGCCAGCAAAAGTTTTGAAACTCGTTGCGTGCCCATAGCCGATGGAGGTGACCATTTTGCTGATGTGCTCACAAAGGCTCTAGGAGGAAGGTTCGTTGAATCGGAAGTTACAGACCCATTGGGGGCAAAAGTGAAGGCTAAGTTTGGAATAACCCCGAAAGGAGTAGCTATCATAGAAATGGCTAAAGCCTCTGGGCTTGCTTTGCTCAATCCGAATGAGCTAGATGCGCTGAATGCTAGTTCAATAGGCACAGGCGAGCTGATGAAAAAAGCGGTAGATGAGGGTTGTAAAGAAATTATTCTGGGAATAGGAGGGAGTGCGACAACGGATGCAGGAGTTGGGATTTTAAAAGCATTAGGAATTCGGTTTTTTGATAAAGATGGAAAAGAAGTTTGGCAGGGTGGTGAAGCTGTTGGGAAAATCCAGTCGGTAGATACGAGTGGGTTAGATACTAGGTTTGAAGCTGTTGATATAAAAATTGCTTGCGATGTGGAAAATGAGTTATTAGGGGAAAGAAGTGCAGCAAAAGTTTTTGCGCCTCAAAAAGGGGCTTCGCAATTAGATGTACAAAAGCTTGATGAAAGTTTAAAGAGCTTTGCGGATTTCACTCAAAAAGAATTGGGAAAAGAAATAGGTAGCTTAACACATGGTGGTGCAGCTGGAGGGATAGCCGCTGGGCTTTATGCGTGGCTAGGCGCCGAACTTTGCAACGGCATTGATTTGGTAATGGATCAACTTGGTTTTGATGAGCACCTCCCATGGGCAGATGTAGTAATCACCGCTGAGGGTAAATTAGATTTTCAGACCCTGGATGGGAAAGGTCCTTATGGAATAGCGATAGAAGCAAAGAAACATGGGATATTGACGGTAGCTTTTGCAGGGGCTATCCCTCCTTCGGAGTTAGAGAAGTTTGAAGCTTTTGACACACTTCTAGCAATTGCAGATAGTCCAATGAGTTTAGAGAAATCCATGAAGGAATGTGGGCGACTTCTTGAAAATGCTGCTTTTCAGGTGGGGAAATTGTTGTTGGTAAGTAGAGGTTAG
- a CDS encoding glutathione peroxidase has translation MKKKIALTSVLSFAVLGLAAFVGYSNKFDFKEEKPKGMVSQEEESKFYSFKMTSIDGEEISFEKYKGKKVLLVNVASKCGFTPQYEDLQKLHKMYEGKVTVLGFPANNFMKQEPGTNEEIASFCERNYGVTFQMFEKISVKGKKQHPLYQWLSSKEENGWNDKAPSWNFCKYLVDEKGTLIGFYGSKTKPTDEEIISKIMQ, from the coding sequence ATGAAGAAAAAAATAGCCTTAACCTCCGTTTTGTCCTTCGCCGTCCTAGGCTTAGCCGCTTTTGTAGGGTATTCTAATAAATTTGATTTTAAAGAAGAAAAGCCCAAAGGCATGGTTTCCCAAGAAGAGGAAAGCAAGTTTTATAGCTTCAAAATGACTTCAATTGATGGAGAAGAAATCAGTTTTGAAAAGTACAAAGGCAAGAAGGTTTTGCTTGTGAATGTGGCTTCCAAATGTGGGTTCACGCCTCAATACGAAGACCTTCAAAAGCTTCATAAAATGTACGAAGGAAAAGTAACCGTACTTGGGTTTCCCGCCAACAACTTTATGAAACAAGAACCTGGTACAAACGAAGAGATAGCTTCTTTTTGCGAGAGAAACTATGGCGTTACATTCCAAATGTTTGAAAAAATATCCGTGAAAGGAAAAAAGCAACATCCGCTTTATCAATGGCTTTCTTCCAAAGAAGAAAATGGCTGGAATGACAAAGCTCCGTCGTGGAACTTTTGTAAATACTTGGTAGATGAAAAAGGTACGCTTATCGGCTTTTATGGTTCAAAAACAAAACCTACCGATGAAGAAATCATCTCGAAAATAATGCAGTAA
- a CDS encoding ABC transporter ATP-binding protein: MIHIKNLHFQYPSGEFSLHIEDFELKKAEKVAIIGPSGSGKTTLLNLISGIFPTEKGAVEVAEQPVHQLNDQARRDFRISNIGFVFQDFELLDYLNVFGNILHPYRITKALKLSSEVKERAKLLARQMGISDKLSRKPSELSQGEKQRTAICRALLPKPKLILADEATGNLDPVNKTRILDLLFDAVEKENATLLAVTHDHELLPRFDRVFDFNTFTKSSNS, from the coding sequence ATGATTCACATTAAAAATCTTCATTTCCAATACCCTTCGGGAGAGTTCAGCCTTCATATTGAAGACTTTGAGCTTAAGAAAGCAGAAAAGGTCGCTATTATCGGACCGAGTGGTTCGGGAAAAACGACCTTGCTCAACCTGATTTCGGGAATTTTCCCCACCGAAAAAGGGGCGGTTGAGGTAGCCGAGCAACCCGTCCACCAACTGAACGATCAAGCACGAAGGGACTTCCGCATTTCCAATATCGGTTTCGTTTTCCAAGATTTTGAATTGCTCGATTACCTCAACGTGTTCGGCAATATTTTGCATCCCTACCGCATCACCAAAGCATTAAAACTAAGCTCTGAAGTGAAGGAAAGGGCAAAATTGCTTGCTCGGCAAATGGGCATTTCCGACAAGCTCAGCCGAAAACCATCGGAGCTTTCCCAAGGAGAAAAGCAACGCACAGCCATCTGCCGAGCGCTGCTGCCCAAGCCCAAGCTCATCCTCGCCGATGAAGCAACGGGCAATCTCGATCCAGTAAACAAAACCCGAATTTTAGATTTACTTTTTGATGCGGTGGAAAAGGAAAATGCAACGCTCTTAGCCGTCACCCACGACCACGAACTACTACCAAGGTTCGACCGAGTTTTCGATTTCAATACATTTACCAAAAGCAGTAATTCTTAG